A window of the Fuscovulum sp. genome harbors these coding sequences:
- a CDS encoding SDR family oxidoreductase, with protein MRGLSGKVAIVPGGCTKIGRAVVDAFVAAGTKVMVADIAPGEGFAPEVGFQSCDLRDDAQITALVAATKDRFGRIDFLVNVACSYLDNGAASTRAEWLESLNVNVVGSVMLMQAAEAELAATRGAIVNFGSISSRVAQTGRWLYPVSKAAILQLTRNQAMDLAPKGIRVNAVSPGWTWSNIMDQLTNGNRAKTDAVAAPFHLLGRVANPEEVASAVLFLCSDEASFITGTDLCVDGGYTAMGPEQAVPAIPLLMS; from the coding sequence ATGCGGGGATTATCGGGCAAGGTGGCCATCGTGCCGGGGGGCTGCACGAAAATCGGGCGCGCGGTGGTCGATGCCTTTGTTGCCGCAGGCACAAAGGTGATGGTGGCAGACATCGCACCGGGCGAGGGATTCGCGCCCGAGGTGGGGTTTCAATCCTGTGACCTGCGCGATGATGCCCAGATCACCGCGCTCGTGGCTGCCACGAAGGACCGGTTCGGTCGCATCGACTTTCTGGTGAACGTCGCCTGTTCCTATCTGGACAACGGCGCCGCCTCCACCCGCGCGGAATGGCTGGAAAGCCTGAACGTGAACGTGGTGGGATCGGTCATGCTGATGCAGGCGGCCGAGGCGGAGTTGGCCGCGACCCGTGGCGCGATCGTCAATTTCGGCTCCATCTCGTCACGCGTGGCGCAGACGGGGCGCTGGCTATACCCGGTGTCCAAGGCCGCGATCCTGCAACTCACGCGCAATCAGGCGATGGACCTTGCCCCAAAGGGCATCCGCGTGAACGCCGTCAGCCCCGGCTGGACCTGGTCGAACATCATGGACCAGTTGACGAACGGCAACCGCGCCAAAACCGATGCCGTCGCCGCCCCCTTCCACCTGCTGGGCCGCGTCGCCAACCCGGAAGAGGTCGCCTCGGCCGTGCTGTTCCTCTGCTCGGATGAGGCCAGCTTCATCACCGGCACCGATCTCTGCGTCGATGGCGGCTATACCGCCATGGGCCCGGAACAGGCGGTGCCTGCCATCCCGCTTTTGATGTCCTGA
- a CDS encoding AraC family transcriptional regulator, producing the protein MNLPLLRHHALFRTRDLDEARERVAAVFCPHRLETLGARNLFDACHHHLAGERLSLNYIEYGARTRIAPGELGGFYLLQIPLEGGAEITNGRDTYLSTPDRAAILNPHLPTRMTWEEGTRQVLVQISRRAMQDHLAGLLGGPSDRPLTFDGPLDLASGPGAALRRLVLWLVDEVDAGNPPIGPGLMARQIESTVLSGLLEARHDHHPQIARQRAAPRPRHLRLAEGFIEAHLDQPITIEDVAAAAGVSPRGLQLAFRDWRGTTPLAFWRAARLARAHADLLSAPPGTTVTDVALRWGFTHFGRFSELYRAQYGLSPRDTLRTGGRAGG; encoded by the coding sequence ATGAACCTGCCGCTCCTGCGTCATCATGCTCTGTTTCGCACCCGCGACCTTGATGAGGCGCGCGAGCGGGTGGCGGCGGTGTTCTGCCCGCACCGGCTGGAAACGCTGGGGGCGCGGAACCTGTTTGATGCCTGCCACCACCATCTGGCGGGGGAACGGCTGTCGCTGAACTACATCGAATACGGCGCGCGCACGCGGATCGCGCCGGGGGAGTTGGGCGGGTTCTATCTGCTTCAGATCCCGCTGGAGGGCGGTGCGGAAATCACCAACGGGCGCGACACCTATCTGTCCACGCCGGACCGCGCGGCGATCCTGAACCCGCATCTGCCCACGCGGATGACATGGGAGGAAGGCACGCGGCAGGTTCTGGTGCAGATCTCGCGCCGCGCGATGCAGGATCATTTGGCGGGTCTGCTGGGCGGCCCATCGGACCGACCGCTGACGTTTGATGGGCCGCTGGACTTGGCTTCTGGACCGGGCGCGGCACTACGGCGGCTGGTGCTGTGGCTGGTGGATGAGGTGGATGCGGGCAACCCGCCCATCGGGCCGGGGCTGATGGCGCGGCAGATCGAAAGCACGGTGCTGTCGGGCCTCTTGGAGGCGCGGCACGACCATCACCCCCAGATCGCGCGCCAGCGCGCGGCCCCTCGCCCGCGCCATCTGCGGCTGGCCGAAGGGTTCATCGAGGCGCATCTGGATCAGCCCATCACCATCGAGGATGTGGCGGCGGCGGCGGGGGTTTCGCCGCGCGGGCTGCAACTGGCCTTTCGCGATTGGCGGGGGACCACGCCGCTGGCCTTTTGGCGCGCGGCACGGTTGGCGCGGGCGCATGCCGATCTTTTGTCTGCACCGCCGGGAACGACAGTCACGGATGTTGCGCTGCGCTGGGGCTTTACCCATTTCGGGCGGTTTTCCGAGCTTTACCGCGCGCAGTATGGTCTGTCGCCGCGCGATACCTTGAGGACGGGGGGGCGGGCGGGGGGATAG
- a CDS encoding acetyl-CoA C-acyltransferase, producing the protein MTDVFLCAHRRTPIGRHGGALAMVRPDDMAAHVIDGLLDLHPGLTVDEVILGCANQAGEDNRNVARMAVLLSRLPDSVPGLTVNRLCASGLDAVIAGARAVRDGADVVIAGGVESMTRAPFVLTKAETAFSRKAEIHDTTIGWRFVNDRIARAYGTDSMPETAENVAAEHAISRVDQDAFALRSQSRYSADWHACDLLPVTITGRKGDTVVAQDEHPRATTLEKLAALPTPFRAGGTITAGNAAGINDGAAALILASAAGVKRHGLTPLARIGAAASAGVAPRVMGIGPVAAVERLTARTGRAAADYDVIEINEAFAAQVLACLRGWGIADDDPRVNAFGGGISIGHPLGMSGARIAGAAARRLAESGGKSALVTLCVGVGQGVALELLAT; encoded by the coding sequence ATGACCGACGTTTTCCTCTGCGCCCATCGCCGCACCCCCATTGGCCGCCATGGCGGCGCACTGGCCATGGTCCGACCCGATGACATGGCCGCCCATGTGATCGACGGGCTCTTGGACCTGCATCCCGGTCTGACAGTGGATGAGGTGATCCTTGGCTGTGCCAATCAGGCGGGCGAGGATAACCGCAACGTCGCCCGCATGGCCGTCCTCCTCTCACGCCTGCCCGACAGCGTGCCGGGACTTACCGTGAACCGCCTCTGTGCCTCCGGCCTTGATGCGGTGATCGCAGGCGCGCGCGCCGTGCGCGACGGGGCGGATGTTGTGATCGCAGGCGGCGTGGAAAGCATGACCCGCGCGCCCTTCGTTCTGACCAAGGCAGAAACCGCCTTTTCCCGAAAAGCGGAGATTCATGACACCACCATTGGCTGGCGTTTCGTGAATGACCGGATCGCGCGCGCCTATGGCACAGACTCGATGCCCGAAACGGCCGAGAATGTGGCGGCAGAGCATGCCATCTCCCGCGTCGATCAGGATGCCTTCGCCCTGCGGTCGCAATCGCGCTACAGCGCCGATTGGCATGCGTGCGATCTCTTGCCCGTCACGATCACGGGGCGCAAAGGCGACACCGTGGTCGCGCAGGACGAACACCCGCGCGCCACGACGCTGGAAAAGCTGGCCGCCCTGCCCACCCCGTTCCGCGCGGGCGGCACGATCACGGCAGGCAATGCCGCAGGCATCAACGATGGCGCGGCTGCGCTGATCCTCGCCTCAGCCGCCGGGGTGAAGCGCCACGGCCTCACCCCCCTCGCCCGGATCGGCGCGGCGGCATCCGCAGGGGTTGCCCCGCGTGTCATGGGCATCGGCCCGGTGGCCGCCGTGGAACGCCTGACCGCGCGCACAGGCCGCGCGGCCGCCGACTACGACGTGATCGAAATCAACGAAGCCTTCGCCGCGCAGGTGCTGGCTTGCCTGCGCGGCTGGGGCATCGCGGACGATGATCCGCGCGTGAATGCCTTTGGTGGCGGCATCAGCATCGGCCACCCGCTTGGCATGTCCGGCGCACGCATCGCGGGGGCTGCAGCGCGCAGGCTGGCCGAAAGCGGCGGCAAAAGCGCTCTGGTCACGCTCTGCGTGGGCGTAGGACAAGGCGTCGCACTGGAATTGCTGGCCACCTGA
- a CDS encoding 3-hydroxyacyl-CoA dehydrogenase NAD-binding domain-containing protein has product MTIAIIGLGAMGLGIAQVYAQAGHTIRATDASTDARSTATARLAATLAPRVAKGAMTQADCDAILSRLHIVDRIEDLAPADLVIEAVVERLAVKQAVFTVLEPLLPPHAVLATNTSSLSVAAIARGLSHPERLLGLHFFNPAPVMRLVELIPHATTASDALAAARALTESAGKTVIQCPDRPGFIVNRCARPFYGEALAMLEEGRNAGEIDAAMMAEGYRLGPFALIDLIGADINLAATEGLAAAMDHHPRYQVFDALKAQVARGDLGRKTGRGFIFPADPPPPPQDAAAITLRIEAALVNEAAWLLAEGGSTADGIDTALKLGLNFPRGPFEALALHGRSRVLATLAALESAAPPHLKGRYLPAPELTA; this is encoded by the coding sequence ATGACCATCGCCATCATCGGCCTTGGGGCGATGGGCCTTGGCATCGCGCAGGTCTACGCGCAGGCGGGCCACACCATCCGCGCCACCGATGCGAGCACGGACGCGCGCAGCACCGCCACCGCCCGACTTGCCGCAACCCTCGCCCCCCGCGTGGCCAAAGGCGCCATGACGCAGGCCGACTGTGACGCCATCCTGTCGCGCCTTCACATCGTCGACCGGATCGAAGACCTCGCCCCCGCCGATCTGGTGATCGAAGCCGTGGTCGAACGGCTGGCCGTGAAACAGGCCGTGTTCACCGTGCTGGAGCCGCTTTTGCCGCCCCATGCCGTGCTGGCGACCAACACATCATCCCTCTCGGTCGCCGCAATCGCGCGCGGCCTTTCCCACCCGGAACGCCTGCTGGGCCTGCATTTCTTCAACCCCGCCCCGGTGATGCGTCTGGTGGAATTGATCCCCCATGCCACCACCGCATCCGATGCCCTCGCCGCCGCCCGCGCCTTGACGGAAAGCGCCGGAAAGACCGTCATCCAATGCCCCGACCGCCCCGGTTTCATCGTCAACCGCTGCGCCAGGCCCTTTTATGGCGAAGCGCTGGCAATGCTGGAGGAAGGCCGCAACGCCGGTGAGATTGACGCGGCGATGATGGCCGAAGGCTATCGCCTTGGCCCCTTTGCGCTGATCGATCTGATCGGTGCCGACATCAACCTTGCCGCGACGGAGGGCCTCGCTGCCGCGATGGACCACCACCCGCGCTACCAAGTCTTTGACGCGCTCAAGGCGCAGGTGGCGCGCGGCGATCTGGGCCGCAAGACCGGGCGCGGCTTTATCTTTCCCGCCGATCCCCCACCGCCCCCGCAAGATGCCGCGGCCATCACCCTGCGGATCGAAGCCGCGCTGGTGAATGAGGCCGCATGGCTGCTGGCGGAAGGCGGCAGCACTGCGGATGGCATCGACACCGCCTTGAAACTGGGCCTCAACTTCCCCCGCGGCCCGTTCGAAGCACTGGCTCTTCACGGGCGCAGCCGGGTGCTGGCGACCCTCGCCGCATTGGAAAGCGCGGCCCCGCCGCATCTGAAAGGGCGCTACCTGCCTGCACCGGAGCTGACCGCATGA
- a CDS encoding enoyl-CoA hydratase-related protein, translated as MDLIIDRMGGWARLTLNRPAQKNALNTALLAAVADALAGFAADPAIRAVLLTGADGNFAAGADIGEIEHKTAAEGAADPRKAHWATIRAFPKPLVAAVDGFALGGGFELALMADLMVLGPTARVGLPETNLGLIPGAGGGQRLLALAGRARAMRMVLTGEVIDAATAYDWGIATHLADGPALAFAEPLTTRLATRAPLALMAAKAALIVGSEQALALSQERAAFEALLDTDDKAEGIRAFRARTKPEFRGK; from the coding sequence ATGGACCTGATCATTGACCGCATGGGGGGCTGGGCCCGCCTCACCCTCAACCGCCCGGCGCAGAAGAATGCGCTGAACACCGCGCTCCTCGCAGCGGTGGCAGATGCGCTTGCAGGCTTTGCCGCCGATCCCGCGATCCGCGCCGTGCTCCTGACCGGGGCGGATGGCAACTTCGCCGCCGGGGCCGATATCGGCGAGATTGAACACAAGACCGCAGCCGAAGGGGCCGCCGATCCGCGCAAGGCGCATTGGGCCACCATCCGCGCCTTTCCCAAACCCCTTGTCGCGGCGGTAGATGGCTTTGCCCTTGGCGGCGGTTTCGAACTGGCGCTGATGGCCGATCTGATGGTGCTTGGCCCCACCGCGCGGGTAGGCTTGCCAGAAACCAACCTCGGCCTGATCCCCGGCGCGGGCGGCGGGCAGCGCCTGCTGGCGCTGGCAGGACGCGCGCGCGCCATGCGCATGGTCCTGACGGGCGAGGTGATCGACGCCGCCACCGCCTATGACTGGGGCATCGCCACCCATCTGGCGGACGGCCCCGCGCTGGCATTCGCCGAACCGCTCACCACACGCCTTGCCACCCGCGCCCCACTGGCGCTGATGGCGGCCAAAGCCGCGCTGATCGTGGGGTCGGAACAGGCGCTCGCCCTGTCACAGGAACGCGCCGCGTTCGAGGCGCTGCTGGATACCGACGACAAGGCCGAAGGCATCCGCGCCTTCCGCGCCCGAACGAAACCGGAGTTCAGGGGAAAATGA
- a CDS encoding bifunctional salicylyl-CoA 5-hydroxylase/oxidoreductase, producing MKILCLGGGPAGLYFAISMKLRDLAHQITVLERNRANDTFGWGVVLSDDALGRMGRNDPVSTQSIRDHFAYWDDIAVVHDGVRTVSGGHGFAGIGRKQMLILLQARARELGVDLQFETEFKSAEEYRKEYDIVVACDGINSAVRREYEPVFQPDIDMRLCKFVWLGTQQKFDDAFTFIFEKTEHGWVWAHAYQFDDKTATFIVEMAQETWDRWGFADMSKEDTVETCRRIFERHLGGHELISNAAHLRGSAVWMNFPRVVCGKWFHENVVLMGDAAATGHFSIGSGTRLAFDSAIALAEYLHSEPTMEAAFQRYQDERRVEVLRLQSAARNSLEWFEQVERYLDLPPEQFAYSLLTRSQRIGHENLRLRDPEWLGRTEDWFQEQAGGVKGRKPMFAPFRLRDMALKNRVVVSPMAQYKAVEGCPTDWHLVHYGERAKGGAGLVYTEMTCTSAQGRITPGCPGLYAPEHESAWRRVVDFVHAETEAKICCQIGHAGRKASTQVGWEEGDAPLPTGNWEIIGPSALPWSAKNATPREMTRADMEAVTAEFVAATEMAKRAGFDMIELHAAHGYLVSSFISPKSNIRTDAYGGSLENRMRWPLEVLRAMRAAWGEEKPLSVRISATDWVGDEGVTPDEAVEIARLFAANGADIIDVSAGQTSVDAKPVYGRMFQTPFSDRIRNEAGIATMAVGNITEPDHVNSILLAGRADLVCLARPHLANPYWTLHAAVAMGDAATEWPLPYLAGRDQMRRLAQKGTEVIRA from the coding sequence ATGAAGATACTTTGTCTGGGCGGCGGCCCTGCCGGCCTTTACTTTGCGATTTCGATGAAGCTGCGCGATCTGGCGCATCAGATCACCGTGCTGGAGCGCAACCGCGCCAATGATACCTTTGGCTGGGGCGTGGTGCTGTCGGATGATGCGCTGGGGCGGATGGGGCGGAACGATCCGGTGTCCACCCAATCGATCCGCGATCATTTCGCCTATTGGGATGATATCGCCGTAGTGCATGACGGCGTGCGCACGGTATCGGGCGGGCATGGTTTTGCGGGGATCGGACGCAAGCAGATGCTGATCCTGTTGCAGGCGCGGGCGCGCGAGTTGGGCGTCGATCTGCAGTTCGAGACAGAGTTCAAATCGGCCGAGGAATATCGCAAGGAATACGATATCGTCGTCGCCTGTGATGGCATCAATTCGGCGGTGCGCCGGGAATATGAACCCGTGTTCCAGCCCGATATCGACATGCGGCTGTGCAAGTTCGTCTGGCTGGGCACGCAGCAGAAATTCGACGACGCCTTTACCTTCATCTTTGAGAAGACGGAGCATGGCTGGGTCTGGGCCCATGCCTACCAGTTCGACGACAAGACCGCGACCTTCATCGTCGAAATGGCGCAGGAGACGTGGGACCGCTGGGGTTTTGCGGACATGTCCAAGGAGGACACGGTCGAAACATGCCGGCGGATATTCGAGCGGCATCTGGGCGGGCATGAACTGATTTCCAACGCGGCGCATCTGCGCGGGTCGGCGGTGTGGATGAACTTCCCCCGCGTGGTCTGTGGCAAGTGGTTCCATGAAAATGTGGTGCTGATGGGCGATGCGGCGGCGACGGGGCATTTCTCCATCGGGTCGGGCACGCGGCTGGCATTTGATTCCGCAATCGCGCTGGCGGAATACCTGCATAGTGAGCCGACGATGGAGGCAGCCTTCCAGCGCTATCAGGATGAGCGGCGGGTAGAGGTGCTGCGCCTGCAATCTGCGGCGCGCAATTCGCTGGAGTGGTTCGAGCAGGTGGAACGCTATCTGGACCTGCCGCCCGAGCAATTCGCCTATTCCCTGCTGACCCGCAGTCAGCGGATCGGGCACGAAAACCTCCGCCTGCGTGACCCAGAATGGCTGGGCCGGACCGAGGACTGGTTTCAGGAACAGGCGGGTGGGGTGAAGGGGCGCAAGCCCATGTTCGCGCCGTTCCGCTTGCGCGATATGGCACTGAAGAACCGTGTCGTCGTGTCACCCATGGCGCAATACAAGGCGGTGGAGGGCTGCCCGACCGACTGGCATCTGGTCCATTACGGCGAACGCGCCAAGGGGGGCGCGGGGCTGGTCTATACGGAAATGACCTGCACCTCGGCGCAGGGGCGGATCACGCCGGGCTGTCCTGGGCTCTATGCGCCAGAGCATGAGTCCGCGTGGCGGCGGGTGGTGGATTTTGTCCATGCCGAGACGGAGGCCAAGATCTGCTGCCAGATCGGCCATGCCGGGCGGAAAGCATCGACGCAGGTCGGATGGGAGGAGGGCGACGCGCCCTTGCCCACGGGGAACTGGGAGATCATCGGGCCATCCGCGCTGCCCTGGTCGGCCAAGAACGCCACCCCGCGCGAGATGACGCGGGCGGATATGGAGGCAGTGACGGCGGAGTTTGTCGCGGCGACCGAGATGGCCAAGCGGGCGGGGTTTGACATGATCGAACTGCACGCGGCGCATGGCTATCTGGTGTCGTCCTTCATCAGCCCGAAATCGAACATCCGGACCGATGCTTATGGTGGATCGCTTGAGAACCGGATGCGCTGGCCGCTTGAGGTGTTGCGCGCGATGCGGGCGGCATGGGGCGAGGAGAAGCCCTTGTCAGTGCGTATTTCGGCCACCGATTGGGTAGGCGACGAAGGCGTGACGCCGGATGAAGCGGTGGAGATTGCGCGCCTGTTCGCGGCCAATGGGGCGGATATCATCGACGTGTCGGCGGGGCAGACGTCCGTAGACGCCAAGCCGGTTTATGGCCGCATGTTCCAGACACCGTTCAGCGACCGCATCCGCAACGAGGCGGGGATTGCC